A stretch of Mesorhizobium sp. M2A.F.Ca.ET.046.03.2.1 DNA encodes these proteins:
- a CDS encoding acetyl-CoA carboxylase carboxyltransferase subunit alpha has protein sequence MYNYLDFEKPVQDLELKILELKKLAENGEAVDVAEEISRLEKRSRDALRDLYKALTPWQKVQVARHPDRPHCVDYIKGLFTDFTPLAGDRNFGDDQAIVGGFARFRGEPVAVIGQEKGSDTASRIKHNFGSVRPEGYRKAVRLMELADRFKIPLLTLVDTAGAYPGVGAEERGQAEAIARSTSACLSLKVPSISVVIGEGGSGGAIAIATANRVYMLEHAIYSVISPEGAASILWRDTTRSKDAATNMKITAQDLLEMKIIDAIIPEPMGGAQRAPETVIASTGDLIARTMKDFAGANTDFREQRREKYLAMGRSL, from the coding sequence ATGTACAACTACCTCGACTTCGAAAAGCCGGTGCAGGATCTGGAGCTCAAGATCCTCGAGCTGAAGAAGCTTGCCGAGAACGGCGAGGCGGTCGATGTCGCCGAAGAGATCAGCCGGCTGGAAAAGCGTTCGCGCGACGCGTTGCGCGACCTCTACAAGGCGCTCACCCCCTGGCAGAAGGTGCAGGTCGCGCGCCATCCCGACCGCCCGCATTGCGTCGACTACATCAAAGGGCTGTTCACCGATTTCACGCCCTTGGCCGGCGACCGCAATTTCGGCGACGACCAGGCGATCGTCGGCGGCTTCGCCCGCTTCCGCGGCGAGCCGGTGGCGGTGATCGGCCAGGAAAAGGGTTCGGACACGGCAAGCCGCATCAAGCACAATTTCGGTTCGGTGCGGCCGGAGGGCTACCGCAAGGCGGTGCGCCTCATGGAACTGGCCGACCGTTTCAAGATCCCGCTTCTGACGCTGGTCGACACCGCCGGCGCCTATCCCGGCGTCGGCGCCGAGGAGCGCGGCCAGGCCGAAGCGATCGCACGTTCGACTTCCGCCTGCCTTTCGCTGAAAGTGCCGTCGATCTCGGTGGTCATCGGCGAAGGCGGTTCCGGCGGGGCCATCGCGATCGCCACCGCCAACCGGGTCTATATGCTGGAGCACGCCATCTATTCGGTGATCTCGCCGGAGGGTGCCGCTTCGATCCTGTGGCGTGACACCACCCGCTCCAAGGACGCGGCGACCAATATGAAGATCACGGCGCAGGATCTGCTCGAGATGAAGATCATTGACGCCATCATTCCCGAGCCGATGGGCGGCGCCCAGCGCGCGCCGGAAACGGTGATTGCCTCCACCGGTGACCTCATCGCCAGGACGATGAAGGACTTTGCCGGCGCCAACACCGATTTCCGCGAGCAGCGCCGCGAGAAATATCTGGCGATGGGCCGCAGCCTCTGA
- a CDS encoding site-specific tyrosine recombinase XerD, whose product MNSAARIEAFLEMMSAERGAAENTLASYRRDLEDASEAIKGGLAGAGSADIRAYLDDIAARGFAPTSQARKLSAIRQFFKFLYAEGLRGDDPTGTLDSPRKGRPLPKTMSEAETGRLLDRAAHEAGEAGPDGDRMAALRLHALVEVLYATGLRVSELVGLPVTVALRDDRFFMVRGKGDKERMVPLSAKARTAMRAWLAARAERPAFAESPFLFPASSDSGHLSRQVFARDLKDLAARSGIAAAKISPHVLRHAFASHLLQNGADLRAVQQLLGHADISTTQIYTHVLEERLVRLVNDHHPLAD is encoded by the coding sequence ATGAACAGCGCCGCCCGCATCGAAGCCTTCCTCGAAATGATGAGCGCCGAACGGGGGGCGGCCGAGAACACGCTTGCCTCCTACCGCCGCGATCTCGAGGACGCTTCCGAAGCGATCAAGGGCGGACTTGCGGGCGCCGGATCGGCCGACATCCGCGCCTATCTCGACGACATTGCCGCGCGTGGCTTCGCGCCGACATCGCAGGCGCGCAAATTGTCGGCGATCCGCCAGTTCTTCAAATTCCTCTACGCCGAGGGCCTGCGCGGCGACGACCCGACCGGCACGCTGGACAGCCCTCGCAAGGGCCGGCCGCTGCCGAAGACGATGAGCGAGGCCGAGACCGGCCGCCTGCTCGACCGGGCGGCGCACGAAGCCGGCGAAGCTGGTCCGGATGGCGACCGGATGGCCGCCTTGCGCCTGCACGCGCTGGTCGAGGTGCTCTACGCCACGGGCCTGCGCGTGTCGGAGCTGGTCGGCCTCCCGGTGACGGTGGCGCTGCGTGACGACCGCTTCTTCATGGTGCGCGGCAAGGGCGACAAGGAACGCATGGTGCCGCTGTCGGCCAAGGCGCGCACGGCCATGCGCGCCTGGCTTGCCGCAAGGGCCGAGCGCCCGGCCTTTGCCGAGAGCCCGTTCCTGTTTCCCGCCTCCTCCGACAGCGGCCATCTTTCCCGGCAGGTTTTCGCCCGCGATCTCAAGGACTTGGCGGCTCGGTCGGGGATAGCTGCGGCGAAAATCTCGCCGCATGTGCTTCGCCATGCTTTTGCCAGCCATCTCCTGCAGAACGGCGCCGATCTCAGAGCCGTTCAGCAACTCCTTGGCCATGCCGACATCTCGACCACGCAGATCTACACCCATGTGCTGGAGGAGCGGCTGGTGCGGCTGGTCAACGATCATCATCCGCTTGCCGACTAG
- a CDS encoding murein L,D-transpeptidase family protein, whose protein sequence is MFAKLARTGVLIAAIGVAGCNDSSMKDFAPEANKPLPDKILADMKAKGMVRTSSVMARIFKEEGKLEIWKAKTNGRYDLVASYDICKWSGKLGPKYTEGDRQAPEGFYTVRPSQMNPRSNYHLSFNIGFPNAYDRANGRTGQNLMVHGACSSSGCYSMTDAQIEQIYAFGRDAFQGGQTEFQIQAFPFRMTAANMARYRNDPNYEFWKMLKVGYDNFEITKVPPKVDVCEKRYVFNQVAPEGTTFDPTGPCPPTTQPDSLKTAFASYEKSYDAAFNSAVNSSNPPPKPTIAGIKEASIVSDWSKRRARGERVPIEPPSMNADGSVTETTRMGRIDSPAGRKMAALDAEKEAKRKAEEQRLAAIEAAKAAKEQAKAQALAEKEAAKQAAQQPVVTAGVEPAPAQETQQAADADQGTVSKLKKKLLGMFGG, encoded by the coding sequence ATGTTTGCCAAGCTTGCCCGCACCGGAGTCCTGATCGCCGCCATCGGCGTCGCCGGCTGCAATGATTCGTCGATGAAGGATTTCGCGCCGGAGGCCAACAAGCCGCTGCCGGACAAGATCCTCGCCGACATGAAGGCCAAGGGCATGGTGCGCACCTCCTCGGTGATGGCGCGCATCTTCAAGGAAGAAGGCAAGCTCGAGATTTGGAAGGCCAAGACCAACGGCCGCTACGATCTCGTCGCCAGCTACGACATCTGCAAATGGTCGGGGAAGCTCGGCCCCAAATACACCGAGGGCGACCGCCAGGCGCCGGAAGGCTTCTACACGGTGCGTCCCTCGCAGATGAATCCGCGCTCGAACTATCATCTGTCCTTCAACATCGGCTTCCCCAACGCCTATGACCGCGCCAATGGCCGCACCGGCCAGAACCTGATGGTGCACGGCGCCTGCTCGTCCTCCGGCTGCTATTCGATGACCGACGCGCAGATCGAGCAGATCTATGCCTTCGGCCGCGACGCTTTCCAGGGCGGCCAGACCGAGTTCCAGATCCAGGCCTTCCCCTTCCGCATGACCGCCGCCAACATGGCGCGCTACCGCAACGACCCGAACTACGAGTTCTGGAAGATGCTGAAGGTCGGATACGACAATTTCGAGATCACCAAGGTGCCGCCGAAGGTCGACGTCTGCGAGAAGCGCTACGTCTTCAATCAGGTCGCGCCGGAAGGCACGACCTTCGACCCGACTGGCCCCTGCCCCCCGACGACGCAGCCGGATTCGCTGAAGACCGCCTTCGCCAGTTACGAGAAGAGCTACGACGCGGCCTTCAATTCGGCGGTGAATTCCAGCAACCCGCCGCCGAAGCCGACCATTGCCGGCATCAAGGAAGCCAGCATCGTCTCCGACTGGTCGAAGCGCCGCGCCCGCGGCGAGCGCGTGCCGATCGAGCCGCCGTCGATGAATGCGGATGGCTCGGTGACGGAAACGACCCGCATGGGCCGTATCGATTCGCCGGCCGGCCGCAAGATGGCCGCGCTCGACGCGGAGAAGGAGGCCAAGCGCAAGGCGGAAGAGCAGCGCCTGGCGGCGATCGAGGCGGCCAAGGCCGCCAAGGAACAGGCCAAGGCGCAAGCGCTGGCCGAGAAGGAAGCCGCCAAGCAGGCCGCGCAGCAGCCGGTCGTCACCGCCGGCGTGGAGCCAGCGCCCGCGCAGGAAACCCAGCAGGCCGCCGACGCCGACCAGGGCACCGTGTCGAAGCTGAAGAAGAAGCTGCTCGGCATGTTCGGCGGCTGA